From the genome of Brienomyrus brachyistius isolate T26 chromosome 8, BBRACH_0.4, whole genome shotgun sequence, one region includes:
- the LOC125747550 gene encoding myosin heavy chain, fast skeletal muscle-like — MGDGEMECFGPAAIYLRKPEKERIEAQNKPFDAKTSYFVAEPKEMYLKGVLQSREGGKATVKTLCGQTITVKEDDIHPMNPPKYDKMEDMAMMTHLNEPAVLFNLKERYAAWMIYTYSGLFCVTVNPYKWLPVYDAVVVSGYRGKKRIEAPPHIFSISDNAFQFMHTDRENQSVLITGESGAGKTVNTKRVIQYFATVGSSDKKKAEPVPGKMQGSLEDQIVAANPLLEAYGNAKTVRNDNSSRFGKFIRIHFGPTGKLASADIETYLLEKSRVTFQLSAERSYHIFYQLMTGHKPELLEALLITTNPYDYPMISQGEIAVKSINDIEEFIATDTAIDILGFNAEEKIGIYKLTGAVMHHGNMKFKQKQREEQAEPDGTEVADKIAYLMGLNSADMLKALCYPRVKVGNEFVTKGQTVPQVNNSVSALCKSVYEKMFLWMVIRINEMLDTKQQRQFFIGVLDIAGFEIFDFNTLEQLCINFTNEKLQQFFNHHMFVLEQEEYKKEGIEWEFIDFGMDLAACIELIEKPMGIFSILEEECMFPKATDTSFKNKLYDQHLGKCNAFQKPKPAKGKAEAHFSLVHYAGTVDYNIAGWLDKNKDPLNESVVQLYQKSALKLLAFLYAAHGAGDEGGGGKKGGKKKGGSFQTVSALFRENLGKLMTNLRSTHPHFVRCLIPNESKTPGLMENFLVIHQLRCNGVLEGIRICRKGFPSRILYGDFKQRYKVLNASVIPEGQFIDNKKASEKLLGSIDVDHTQYKFGHTKVFFKAGLLGQLEEMRDEKLATLVTMTQALCRGYLMRREFVKMMERRESIYSIQYNIRSFMNVKTWPWMKVYFKIKPLLKSAEAEKEMANMKEEFGKTKEELTKALAKKKELEEKMVSLLQEKNDLQLQVQSETENLSDAEERCEGLIKSKIQLEAKLKETNERLEDEEEINAELTAKKRKLEDECSELKKDIDDLELTLAKVEKEKHATENKVKNLTEEMATQDESIAKLTKEKKALQESHQQTLDDLQAEEDKVNTLTKAKTKLEQQVDDLEGSLEQEKKLRMDLERAKRKLEGDLKLAQESIMDLENDKQQSQEKIKKKDFETSQLLSKIEDEQSLGAQLQKKIKELQARIEELEEEIEAERAARAKVEKQRADLSRELEEISERLEEAGGATAAQIEMNKKREAEFQKLRRDLEESTLQHEATAAALRKKQADSVAELGEQIDNLQRVKQKLEKEKSEYKMEIDDLSSNMEAVAKSKANLEKMCRTLEDQLSELKSKNDENVRQLNDMSAQRARLQTENGEFGRQLEEKEALVSQLTRGKQAYTQQIEELKRHTEEEVKAKNALAHAVQSARHDCDLLREQYEEEQEAKAELQRGMSKANSEVAQWRSKYETDAIQRTEELEEAKKKLAQRLQDAEESIEAVNAKCASLEKTKQRLQGEVEDLMIDVERANSLAANLDKKQRNFDKVLAEWKQKYEESQAELEGVQKEARSLSTELFKMKNSYEETLDHLETMKRENKNLQQEISDLTEQIGETGKTIHELEKAKKTVETEKTEIQTALEEAEGTLEHEESKILRVQLELNQVKGEIDRKLAEKDEEMEQIKRNSQRVIDSMQSTLDAEVRSRNDALRVKKKMEGDLNEMEIQLSHANRQAAEAQKQLRNVQGQLKDAQLHLDEAVRGQEDMKEQVAMVERRNTLMLAETEELRAALEQTERGRKVAEQELVDASERVGLLHSQNTSLINTKKKLEGDLVQVQGEVDDAIQEARNAEEKAKKAITDAAMMAEELKKEQDTSAHLERMKKNLEVTVKDLQHRLDEAESLAMKGGKKQLQKLEARVRELESEVEAEQRRGADAVKGVRKYERRVKELTYQTEEDKKNVNRLQDLVDKLQLKVKSYKRQAEEAEEQANTHLSRFRKVQHEMEEAQERADIAESQVNKLRAKSREAGKGKEAE; from the exons GTTCATGCACACAG ATCGTGAGAACCAGTCAGTCTTGATTAC TGGAGAATCCGGTGCAGGAAAGACTGTGAACACCAAACGTGTCATCCAGTACTTTGCCACAGTTGGCTCTTCAGACAAGAAAAAAGCTGAGCCTGTTCCTGGAAAAATGCAG GGTTCCCTGGAAGATCAAATCGTTGCAGCGAACCCTCTGCTGGAGGCTTATGGTAATGCCAAGACTGTGAGGAATGACAACTCCTCTCGTTTT GGTAAATTCATCAGAATCCATTTTGGCCCAACAGGGAAACTGGCTTCTGCTGATATTGAAACTT ATTTGCTGGAAAAGTCAAGAGTCACTTTCCAGCTGTCAGCTGAGAGAAGCTACCACATCTTCTATCAACTTATGACAGGCCACAAACCAGAGCTGCTTG AGGCACTTCTGATCACCACCAATCCATACGACTACCCCATGATCAGTCAAGGGGAGATTGCCGTTAAAAGTATCAATGACATTGAAGAATTTATAGCCACAGAT ACTGCCATTGACATCTTGGGCTTTAATGCTGAGGAGAAAATAGGCATCTACAAACTGACTGGAGCAGTGATGCATCATGGGAACATGAAGTTCAAGCAGAAGCAGAGAGAGGAGCAGGCAGAACCTGATGGCACTGAGG TGGCCGATAAAATCGCCTACCTCATGGgcctgaactcagctgacatgcTGAAGGCTCTGTGCTACCCCAGAGTGAAGGTCGGGAATGAGTTTGTGACCAAAGGGCAGACTGTACCACAG GTGAACAATTCCGTTAGCGCCCTCTGCAAATCAGTCTACGAGAAAATGTTCTTGTGGATGGTGATTCGCATCAATGAGATGTTGGACACCAAGCAGCAGAGACAGTTCTTCATTGGTGTGCTGGACATCGCCGGCTTTGAAATCTTTGAT TTCAACACATTGGAGCAGCTGTGTATCAACTTTACCAATGAAAAACTGCAACAGTTCTTCAACCATCACATGTTTGTGCTGGAACAAGAGGAGTACAAGAAAGAGGGGATTGAGTGGGAGTTCATTGACTTTGGTATGGACTTGGCTGCCTGCATTGAACTTATTGAGAAG CCAATGGGCATCTTCTCCATCCTTGAAGAGGAGTGCATGTTCCCTAAGGCTACAGACACAAGCTTCAAAAACAAGCTGTATGACCAGCATCTGGGCAAATGTAACGCATTCCAGAAGCCCAAGCCTGCCAAAGGCAAGGCTGAGGCCCACTTCTCCCTGGTGCACTATGCTGGCACTGTGGATTACAACATCGCCGGCTGGCTGGACAAGAACAAGGATCCTCTGAATGAATCTGTTGTGCAACTCTACCAGAAGTCTGCGCTGAAATTACTGGCCTTTTTGTATGCAGCTCATGGTGCAGGAGACG AGGGTGGTGGTGGCAAGAAGGGAGGCAAGAAGAAGGGTGGCTCATTCCAGACTGTGTCTGCTCTGTTCAGG GAGAACCTGGGCAAGCTGATGACCAACCTGAGAAGCACTCACCCTCACTTTGTGCGCTGCCTGATTCCAAACGAATCAAAGACACCAG GTCTGATGGAGAACTTCCTGGTTATCCATCAGCTGAGGTGCAACGGTGTGCTGGAAGGTATCAGGATCTGCAGAAAGggtttccccagcagaatcCTCTATGGTGACTTCAAGCAGAG ATACAAAGTCCTGAATGCTAGTGTGATTCCGGAAGGACAGTTCATTGATAACAAGAAGGCTTCAGAGAAGCTCTTGGGTTCAATTGATGTCGACCACACTCAGTACAAGTTTGGCCACACCAAG GTGTTTTTCAAAGCCGGTCTGTTGGGTCAACTGGAGGAGATGCGAGATGAGAAACTGGCCACTTTGGTCACCATGACTCAGGCCCTGTGCCGTGGGTACCTTATGAGACGGGAGTTTGTAAAGATGATGGAGAGGAG AGAGTCCATTTACAGCATCCAATACAACATCCGCTCATTCATGAATGTGAAAACCTGGCCATGGATGAAAGTGTACTTCAAGATCAAGCCACTCCTGAAGAGCGCAGAAGCTGAGAAGGAAATGGCCAACATGAAGGAAGAGTTTGGGAAGACCAAAGAAGAACTGACGAAGGCACTGGCCAAGAAGAAGGAGCTAGAGGAGAAAATGGTTTCCCTGCTGCAGGAGAAGAATGACCTGCAGTTACAAGTGCAATCA GAAACTGAAAATCTCTCAGATGCAGAGGAGAGGTGTGAGGGTCTcatcaaaagtaaaatccagctTGAAGCAAAACTCAAAGAGACAAATGAGAGgctggaggatgaggaggaaatCAATGCTGAGTTGACTGCCAAGAagaggaaactggaggatgaGTGCTCTGAGCTGAAGAAGGACATTGATGACTTGGAGCTGACCTTGGCTAAAGTGGAGAAGGAGAAACATgccacagaaaacaag GttaaaaacctgacagaggagaTGGCCACTCAGGATGAGAGCATTGCCAAGTTGACCAAAGAGAAGAAAGCCCTCCAAGAATCACACCAGCAGACCCTGGATGATCTCCAAGCAGAAGAAGACAAAGTCAACACTCTGACCAAAGCCAAGACCAAGCTTGAACAGCAAGTGGATGAT CTTGAAGGCTCTCTGGAACAAGAGAAAAAGCTACGCATGGACCTTGAGAGAGCCAAGAGAAAGCTTGAGGGAGACCTGAAACTTGCGCAGGAATCAATAATGGACCTGGAAAATGACAAGCAGCAGTCACAGGAGAAGATAAAGAA GAAGGACTTTGAGACTAGCCAGCTTCTGAGCAAAATTGAGGATGAACAGTCACTGGGTGCTCAGCTTCAGAAAAAGATTAAAGAGCTCCAG GCTCGTATTGAGGAGCTCGAGGAAGAAATTGAGGCTGAACGTGCTGCCAGAGCCAAGGTTGAGAAACAGAGGGCTGATCTATCCAGGGAACTTGAAGAGATCAGTGAGAGGCTTGAGGAAGCTGGCGGTGCAACCGCTGCTCAGATCGAGATGAACAAGAAACGTGAGGCTGAGTTCCAGAAGCTGCGTCGTGATCTTGAAGAGTCCACCCTACAGCATGAGGCTACAGCTGCTGCCCTCCGTAAGAAGCAGGCTGACAGTGTAGCAGAGCTGGGAGAACAAATCGACAACCTTCAACGTGTCAAGCAGAagctggagaaggagaagaGTGAATACAAAATGGAAATTGATGACCTGAGCAGCAACATGGAGGCTGTTGCAAAATCAAAG GCCAACCTGGAAAAAATGTGCCGCACCCTTGAAGATCAACTAAGTGAACTTAAGTCAAAGAATGATGAAAATGTTCGCCAGCTAAATGACATGAGTGCACAGAGAGCAAGACTCCAGACCGAGAATG GTGAATTTGGTCGTCAGCTTGAGGAGAAAGAAGCTCTTGTTTCCCAGCTGACTAGAGGTAAACAGGCCTACACACAGCAGATTGAGGAGCTCAAGAGGCATACAGAAGAGGAAGTCAAG GCCAAGAACGCTCTGGCCCACGCTGTGCAATCAGCTCGCCATGACTGTGACCTCCTCAGAGAGCAAtatgaggaggagcaggaggccaaGGCTGAACTGCAGCGTGGAATGTCCAAGGCCAACAGTGAGGTGGCTCAATGGAGGAGCAAATATGAGACTGATGCCATCCAGCGTACTGAGGAGCTCGAGGAGGCCAA GAAAAAGCTTGCTCAGCGTTTGCAGGACGCAGAGGAATCTATTGAGGCCGTCAATGCCAAATGTGCTTCTCTGGAGAAGACTAAACAGAGACTGCAGGGTGAGGTGGAGGACCTCATGATCGATGTAGAGAGGGCAAACTCTTTGGCTGCTAATCTGGATAAGAAGCAGAGAAACTTTGACAAG GTCCTGGCAGAATGGAAACAGAAGTATGAGGAAAGTCAGGCAGAGCTGGAAGGGGTTCAGAAAGAGGCTCGTTCTCTCAGCACTGAACTGTTCAAGATGAAGAACTCCTATGAGGAAACTCTGGACCACCTGGAGACCATGAAGAGAGAGAACAAGAACCTGCAGC AGGAGATCTCAGACCTGACTGAACAAATTGGTGAGACTGGAAAGACCATCCATGAGCTTGAGAAGGCCAAGAAAACAGTAGAGACAGAAAAGACAGAAATCCAGACTGCTCTAGAGGAAGCCGAG GGCACCCTGGAGCATGAGGAGTCCAAGATCCTACGTGTCCAGCTGGAGCTCAACCAGGTCAAGGGTGAAATTGACAGGAAGCTGGCTGAGAAAGATGAGGAGATGGAGCAGATCAAGAGGAACAGCCAGAGGGTCATTGATTCCATGCAGAGCACTTTGGATGCAGAAGTCAGGAGCAGAAATGATGCTCTAAGGGTCAAGAAGAAGATGGAGGGAGACCTCAATGAAATGGAGATTCAGCTCAGCCATGCCAACCGTCAGGCTGCTGAGGCCCAGAAACAACTGAGAAATGTCCAGGGACAGCTTAAG GATGCCCAACTGCACCTTGATGAAGCAGTCAGGGGACAGGAGGACATGAAGGAGCAGGTTGCCATGGTGGAGCGCAGGAACACTCTGATGCTGGCTGAGACTGAGGAGCTGAGGGCTGCTCTGGAGCAGACAGAAAGAGGCCGCAAAGTGGCCGAGCAGGAGCTGGTCGATGCCAGTGAGCGTGTTGGACTGCTGCACTCCCAG AACACCAGTCTGATTAACACCAAGAAGAAGCTTGAAGGTGACCTTGTTCAGGTCCAGGGTGAGGTGGACGATGCCATTCAGGAAGCCAGAAATGCAGAGGAGAAGGCCAAGAAGGCCATTACTGAT GCTGCCATGATGGCAgaggagctgaagaaggagcAGGACACCAGCGCCCACCTGGAGAGGATGAAGAAGAACCTCGAGGTCACAGTGAAGGACCTGCAGCACCGTCTGGATGAGGCTGAGAGCCTGGCCATGAAGGGTGGAAAGAAACAGCTCCAGAAACTGGAAGCCAGG GTACGCGAGCTGGAATCTGAGGTTGAAGCTGAACAGAGACGTGGAGCCGATGCTGTTAAAGGTGTCCGGAAATACGAGAGGAGGGTCAAGGAGCTTACCTACCAG ACTGAGGAGGACAAGAAGAATGTGAACAGACTGCAGGATCTGGTGGACAAGCTGCAGCTGAAAGTGAAGTCCTACAAGAGACAGGCTGAGGAAGCT GAGGAGCAGGCCAACACTCACCTGTCCAGGTTCAGGAAAGTGCAGCATGAGATGGAGGAAGCCCAGGAGCGTGCCGACATCGCTGAGTCTCAGGTCAACAAGCTGAGAGCCAAGAGCCGCGAAGCTGGAAAG ggcaaggaGGCCGAATGA